The proteins below are encoded in one region of Arenibacter algicola:
- a CDS encoding ABC transporter ATP-binding protein: MDFVLETKNINKYFEKPVKFHVLKDISFSIKKGEFASIMGKSGSGKSTLLYILSTMDTDYTGELFLNNELITGQKHSKLSQIRNKNIGFVFQFHYLLSEFSVLENVMLPAKKLAEKSLAEIEHDAMEKLRMLDIEKLAHQRASRISGGEKQRVAIARALINNPAILMGDEPTGNLDSHNSENVFSIFKRLKEEEGLSLLIVTHDEDFAKRTDRIIQMEDGRILD, from the coding sequence ATGGACTTCGTTTTAGAGACAAAAAATATTAATAAATACTTTGAAAAGCCTGTGAAATTTCATGTGCTCAAGGATATTTCTTTCAGCATAAAAAAGGGGGAATTTGCCTCTATTATGGGTAAATCTGGATCTGGGAAGTCTACTCTGCTTTATATTTTGTCTACCATGGATACGGATTATACCGGAGAACTATTTTTGAATAACGAGTTGATTACGGGTCAAAAACATAGCAAACTGTCCCAAATCCGAAATAAGAATATTGGATTCGTGTTCCAATTTCATTATTTGTTGTCGGAGTTTAGTGTATTGGAAAATGTGATGCTACCGGCCAAAAAATTGGCAGAGAAGTCCCTGGCGGAAATAGAACACGATGCCATGGAAAAACTAAGAATGTTGGATATAGAAAAGTTGGCCCATCAGCGCGCCTCAAGGATATCGGGTGGGGAAAAACAACGGGTGGCTATCGCTCGGGCCTTGATAAACAATCCTGCTATTCTGATGGGGGATGAACCTACCGGAAATTTGGACAGTCACAATTCCGAAAATGTCTTCAGTATTTTTAAACGGCTTAAAGAGGAGGAAGGTCTATCCCTTTTGATCGTGACACATGACGAGGACTTTGCCAAACGTACCGATCGCATCATCCAGATGGAGGATGGCCGAATTTTGGATTAA
- a CDS encoding cupin domain-containing protein, which yields MQRNRFIAALSGLATLPLVSFSSMNFTLKRKDKGFKINAGEGRIHGHIQLKGVNANILDVKISGSDTDNDLAIFEQTSLSQGKGTPFHVHSTQDEIFYILEGAYYFKVGEETYNLTIGDSIFLPKKVPHAWTQVSERGKMIVILQPAGKLENFLVAMSSLDHEPGPKEIEQIFADNEMQVVGPPLQIE from the coding sequence ATGCAAAGAAATAGGTTTATCGCAGCCCTCTCTGGGCTCGCAACACTTCCCTTAGTATCGTTCTCATCCATGAATTTCACCTTAAAGAGAAAGGACAAGGGATTTAAGATCAATGCCGGGGAAGGTAGAATTCATGGCCATATACAATTGAAAGGGGTAAACGCCAACATCTTGGATGTAAAAATATCCGGAAGCGATACCGATAATGATCTTGCTATTTTTGAGCAAACTTCCCTTTCCCAAGGGAAAGGAACTCCATTTCACGTCCATAGTACACAGGATGAGATATTTTATATCCTAGAGGGGGCATACTATTTTAAGGTAGGCGAAGAAACTTATAATCTAACCATAGGCGATAGCATTTTTTTACCCAAGAAAGTTCCACACGCCTGGACTCAGGTCTCAGAAAGAGGTAAAATGATAGTAATTCTCCAACCAGCAGGTAAATTGGAGAATTTCCTTGTGGCCATGTCCTCCTTAGATCATGAGCCCGGGCCAAAAGAAATTGAACAAATTTTTGCGGACAATGAAATGCAGGTAGTTGGACCACCTTTGCAAATTGAATGA
- a CDS encoding Gfo/Idh/MocA family oxidoreductase gives MDTKIFNINRRHFLKGAAASLALSSFGSYGMELIYRDKPLRVGLIGTGWYGKSDLFRLMQVTKVDVVSICDVDNNLLNEAAKLISLRQPSGKTPRTYRDYRKMLAEKDLDIVLIGTPDHWHALQAIEALKSGAHVYVQKPISVDVIEGEAMVAAARKYNKVVQVGTQRKSTPHLIDAKKNIVDAGLLGKVSHVEMCCYYHMRANGNPPLEKVPNFLDYEMWTGPAPLRPYDGIPHRRWWRTFMEYGNGIMGDMCVHMLDTVRWMLELDWPKRISSTGGIYVQKDGKSNIADTQTAIFEYEELNCVWQHRSWGTPADPDYPWSFKLYGEKGTLSGSTMRYDFVPHGGGEKIHMDVIYEKEKYPEDLTEKDIELNAAPATRLHMLDFLAAIDKGTLPIADIREGHVSTASCILANMAMAIGRPLIYDPKNIMVVNDAEATALLQRDYRAPWKHPHPNDFK, from the coding sequence ATGGATACCAAGATTTTTAACATCAACCGAAGACATTTTTTAAAAGGGGCCGCAGCATCCCTGGCACTTTCCTCTTTTGGATCCTATGGTATGGAGCTTATTTATCGGGATAAACCGCTAAGGGTTGGACTTATTGGTACAGGGTGGTATGGAAAAAGTGATCTTTTTAGGCTAATGCAGGTGACCAAGGTAGACGTAGTTTCTATCTGCGATGTGGACAACAATTTACTTAACGAAGCGGCAAAGCTTATCAGTCTTAGGCAACCGTCCGGAAAAACCCCCAGAACTTATAGGGATTATAGAAAAATGCTCGCAGAAAAGGATTTGGACATAGTGCTTATTGGTACCCCGGACCACTGGCATGCCCTTCAGGCCATAGAGGCTTTAAAATCCGGGGCCCATGTCTATGTGCAAAAACCAATAAGTGTTGATGTAATAGAGGGTGAAGCCATGGTAGCTGCCGCCAGAAAATATAACAAGGTAGTACAGGTTGGAACCCAGCGTAAGAGTACCCCGCATCTTATAGATGCCAAAAAAAATATAGTGGATGCCGGCTTATTGGGCAAGGTTTCCCACGTGGAAATGTGTTGTTATTACCATATGAGGGCCAATGGCAATCCTCCCTTGGAAAAGGTTCCCAATTTTTTGGATTATGAAATGTGGACCGGACCGGCACCACTGCGTCCTTATGACGGAATCCCCCACAGACGTTGGTGGCGAACCTTTATGGAATATGGCAATGGCATTATGGGCGATATGTGCGTGCACATGTTGGATACCGTAAGGTGGATGCTTGAGTTGGACTGGCCAAAAAGAATAAGTTCCACTGGGGGGATCTATGTACAAAAAGACGGAAAATCCAACATAGCCGATACCCAAACAGCCATCTTTGAATATGAGGAACTCAACTGTGTTTGGCAACATAGAAGTTGGGGAACCCCAGCCGACCCGGATTACCCATGGTCGTTTAAACTATATGGAGAGAAAGGCACACTGTCCGGCAGCACCATGAGATATGACTTTGTTCCGCATGGGGGTGGGGAAAAGATCCATATGGACGTAATTTATGAAAAGGAGAAATATCCAGAGGACCTCACTGAAAAAGATATAGAATTAAATGCCGCCCCTGCCACCAGATTGCATATGTTGGACTTCCTTGCGGCCATTGATAAAGGAACTTTGCCTATTGCCGATATCCGGGAAGGACATGTATCCACAGCAAGTTGTATTTTAGCCAATATGGCCATGGCCATCGGAAGACCGTTGATCTATGACCCTAAAAATATAATGGTAGTAAATGATGCGGAGGCAACGGCGCTTTTACAAAGGGATTATCGTGCCCCTTGGAAACATCCACACCCCAACGATTTTAAATAG
- a CDS encoding efflux RND transporter periplasmic adaptor subunit, with the protein MRNYLLIHCLFLFLSCGDKQEKIFPTKIYLTESVYASVTVQPDSLYQAYAPVAGILDRNLLEEGELVSKGTPIIQIVNSTPKLNTENARLALQLAQENYNGSSAVLGSLEDEIQSATLSFKNDSMNYIRQKRLWDQNIGSKVQFENRKLAYEISGNNLKQLKNKYVQTKNELSTQVQQALNNYNTSQLTTKDFTVSSKINGKLYALYKNPGEIVNTMEPLASVGSATDFIIELLIDEVDIVKLQLGQKALITLDAYGNEVFDAKVNKIYPKKDERSQTFKAEAIFSNPPQALYPGLAGEGNIIISEKESVLTIPKEFLLEGNKVRTPDGLVEVVPGLQNLERVEIINGINETTEILKPEE; encoded by the coding sequence ATGAGGAATTATTTATTGATCCATTGTCTATTTCTTTTTTTATCCTGCGGAGACAAACAAGAAAAGATATTTCCCACTAAAATCTATCTAACGGAATCGGTTTATGCTTCCGTAACCGTGCAGCCAGATAGTCTGTATCAGGCTTATGCCCCCGTTGCAGGTATTTTGGACCGTAATTTGTTGGAGGAAGGGGAATTGGTAAGCAAGGGGACACCAATTATCCAGATTGTGAACAGTACCCCGAAACTCAACACGGAAAATGCGCGCTTGGCACTTCAATTGGCGCAAGAAAATTACAACGGCAGTTCGGCGGTTTTAGGTTCGTTGGAAGATGAGATCCAATCGGCAACCTTGTCCTTTAAAAACGATTCTATGAATTATATTAGGCAAAAGAGGCTTTGGGATCAAAATATTGGATCGAAAGTGCAGTTTGAGAACCGCAAACTTGCTTATGAAATTTCAGGAAATAATTTAAAGCAACTTAAAAATAAATATGTCCAGACAAAGAACGAACTTTCTACCCAAGTTCAGCAAGCGCTCAACAATTATAATACCTCGCAGCTTACCACCAAGGATTTTACCGTTAGTAGCAAGATCAATGGAAAACTTTATGCCTTATACAAAAACCCAGGAGAAATAGTCAATACTATGGAGCCTTTGGCATCGGTTGGCAGTGCTACGGATTTTATTATTGAATTGTTGATAGACGAGGTCGATATCGTAAAACTTCAGCTGGGCCAAAAAGCCCTTATTACTTTGGATGCTTATGGCAATGAGGTATTTGATGCCAAAGTAAACAAAATATATCCCAAAAAGGATGAGCGTTCCCAGACCTTTAAGGCAGAGGCCATTTTTAGCAATCCACCGCAAGCGCTATACCCTGGTTTGGCAGGGGAGGGAAATATAATTATTTCCGAGAAGGAAAGCGTCTTGACCATTCCCAAGGAGTTTTTATTGGAGGGGAACAAAGTGAGGACTCCGGACGGACTTGTTGAAGTTGTTCCCGGGCTTCAAAATTTGGAGCGTGTAGAAATTATAAATGGTATCAATGAGACCACGGAGATTCTAAAACCTGAAGAATGA
- a CDS encoding pyridoxamine 5'-phosphate oxidase family protein: MTNLTTSESIRLLKGNYTGHLGYIYQDKPYVLPITYYYDKDDHSLISYSADGHKIDAMRQNTAVTLLVEEVKSSNNWQSVMAHGTYEELQGTDAKFKLHQFTEGVKGLILAKEHRETEFISEFSSKLYSRGIPTVYRIKILEITGKRKET, encoded by the coding sequence ATGACAAATTTGACCACTAGCGAAAGTATTCGCTTACTAAAGGGCAACTATACCGGACACTTGGGATATATATATCAGGATAAGCCTTATGTTCTCCCTATTACCTATTATTATGACAAGGATGATCATTCCCTAATAAGTTATTCGGCAGATGGCCACAAGATAGATGCCATGCGCCAGAATACAGCGGTGACCTTATTGGTCGAGGAAGTAAAATCATCCAACAATTGGCAATCGGTTATGGCCCATGGCACCTATGAAGAACTTCAAGGAACCGATGCCAAATTTAAATTGCATCAATTTACAGAGGGGGTAAAGGGTCTTATCCTTGCCAAAGAGCATCGGGAAACTGAATTTATAAGTGAATTTTCAAGCAAATTGTACTCCCGCGGAATTCCGACGGTATATCGCATCAAAATATTAGAGATTACTGGAAAAAGGAAAGAAACCTAG
- a CDS encoding ABC transporter permease yields the protein MINWKVILNIAKTHLLTKMKSTVTASLGVTFGIGAYITLVSFMTGLNEMLDSLILNQTPHIHIYNEIEPSEKQPIALNQEFEDAFNVVNSVKPKQSQKKIHNGLPILNYLKKDKKVYGATPQLRAQIFYLSGSIELGGNLVGVDIMEEARLSNIDDYIVEGTAQDLKNSENGILLGAGLAKKMSLKEGDRVQVSTIKGDVFPLKIVGIYQSGIADIDNIQSYANLKTVQRILGEAQNYVTDINVKLYDINEATAMASSLGKKFQVKATSINEANAQFETGSNIRNLITYAVSITLLIVAGFGIYNILNMLIYEKMKDIAILKATGFSGTDVQLIFMSQAMIIGAVGGILGLLVGFVLSKLIDNVAFETEALPTITTYPINYNIWYYIIGISFALISTFVAGWLPSNKAKRIDPVRIIRGT from the coding sequence ATGATCAATTGGAAGGTCATATTGAACATCGCCAAAACCCATCTGTTAACCAAGATGAAATCTACGGTAACGGCCTCCCTAGGTGTTACCTTTGGTATCGGGGCCTATATTACTTTGGTGAGTTTTATGACGGGGCTCAATGAAATGCTGGACAGCCTTATTTTGAACCAAACGCCCCATATCCATATCTACAATGAGATAGAACCTTCAGAAAAACAGCCCATTGCCCTAAATCAGGAATTTGAGGATGCCTTTAATGTGGTTAATTCCGTTAAGCCTAAGCAAAGTCAGAAGAAGATCCATAATGGTCTCCCCATCTTGAATTATCTAAAAAAGGACAAAAAGGTTTATGGTGCAACACCCCAACTAAGGGCGCAGATCTTTTATCTCTCCGGATCTATAGAATTAGGGGGGAACTTGGTAGGAGTGGATATTATGGAAGAGGCAAGACTCTCTAATATTGATGATTATATAGTGGAGGGAACGGCTCAGGATCTAAAAAACAGTGAAAACGGAATACTTTTGGGAGCGGGCCTTGCCAAAAAAATGTCGCTCAAGGAGGGTGATCGAGTACAGGTCAGTACGATAAAGGGCGATGTTTTTCCCCTAAAAATTGTAGGGATATACCAAAGCGGTATTGCGGATATAGATAATATTCAGAGTTATGCCAATCTAAAGACGGTTCAACGTATTTTGGGGGAGGCCCAGAACTACGTCACCGATATCAATGTAAAATTGTACGATATTAACGAAGCCACCGCCATGGCAAGTAGTTTGGGTAAAAAGTTTCAAGTAAAGGCCACGAGTATCAATGAGGCCAATGCCCAATTTGAAACCGGATCCAATATCCGTAACCTGATTACCTATGCCGTTTCCATAACACTATTGATTGTTGCCGGTTTTGGAATCTATAATATCCTTAACATGCTAATTTATGAAAAAATGAAGGATATCGCCATATTAAAAGCTACAGGGTTTTCGGGTACCGATGTACAACTTATATTTATGAGTCAGGCCATGATCATTGGGGCAGTAGGAGGTATTCTTGGGCTATTGGTTGGGTTTGTTCTTTCCAAGCTAATTGATAATGTGGCTTTCGAAACCGAGGCGTTGCCAACAATTACCACCTATCCCATAAACTATAATATATGGTATTATATCATTGGCATTTCCTTCGCACTGATTTCGACCTTCGTTGCCGGTTGGTTGCCTTCCAACAAAGCAAAGCGCATAGACCCTGTGCGGATTATTAGGGGAACTTAA
- the ppsA gene encoding phosphoenolpyruvate synthase — MENYIRQFNDIDINDVPEVGGKNASLGEMYQKLTSKGIQVPDGFATTSDAYWLFLKEAQLKESIFAEISKLDKKDFSNLREVGSAIRTSIAKADFPQAIKSSLEDGYNTLVKKYGSQISLAVRSSATAEDLPNASFAGQQETYLNVKGFDELIAACHKCYASLFTDRAIKYREDNHFDQTKVALSIGVQLMVRSDLASSGVNFTLDPDTGFDKVVLVTSTWGLGENIVQGSVNPDEYFVYKPSLKNSIRQPIISRKLGSKEKTMIYDTSGSGTLNLDTTIEKQEKFVLTDAEVKKLAEWSIIIEEHYGRPMDIEWAKDGLTNELFIVQARPETVQSAKKDKLKISTYTLLEKGKEITRGMGLGNKISAGKARIIHSPLESDKLQHGEILITEKTDPDWDPILKKAAGIITDQGGRTSHAAIVAREVGAAAIVGTLNATKTIKNGQDITISCADGDTGVVYDGILKWDEKTVDIKSLKKPATQPMLILADPEQAFKLSFYPTAGVGLMRLEFVINNSIQIHPMALKHFDTLKDPTVKETIEKLTHHYPDKANYFVHKLAEGIATIAAAFYPKDVIVRTSDFKSNEYANLIGGKEFEPLESNPMIGFRGASRYYHPKYQEAFELECKAMKMVREDMGFNNVKIMIPFCRTLTEAERVVDLMADYGLKRGENGLQLYMMTEIPNNVMLAEEFAHFFDGFSIGSNDLTQLTLGVDRDSELLSDIFNANDPGLKKMIAMVIASAHKTNTKIGLCGQAPSDYPEFAQFLVEKGIHSISFNPDALIEGIKNINLAEDHKVSFGMAESSN, encoded by the coding sequence ATGGAAAACTATATAAGGCAATTTAATGACATAGATATAAACGATGTTCCCGAAGTAGGAGGAAAAAATGCCTCTTTGGGCGAAATGTACCAGAAACTTACCTCAAAAGGAATTCAGGTTCCGGACGGATTTGCCACTACTTCGGACGCCTACTGGCTCTTCCTGAAAGAAGCGCAATTAAAAGAATCCATATTCGCCGAGATTTCCAAATTGGATAAGAAGGATTTTTCCAATTTACGGGAAGTTGGGAGTGCTATAAGAACAAGTATAGCCAAAGCGGATTTTCCGCAAGCTATCAAGTCTTCCCTTGAGGACGGATATAATACACTGGTAAAAAAATACGGTTCCCAAATTTCCTTGGCGGTCCGCAGCAGTGCCACGGCAGAGGACCTTCCCAATGCCAGTTTTGCAGGGCAACAGGAAACCTATCTCAATGTAAAGGGTTTTGATGAACTGATAGCTGCCTGTCATAAATGTTATGCCTCCTTATTCACCGATAGGGCCATAAAATACCGCGAAGACAATCATTTTGACCAGACCAAGGTAGCGCTATCCATAGGCGTGCAGTTAATGGTGCGCTCGGATCTTGCCAGTTCCGGAGTAAATTTCACCTTGGATCCGGACACAGGTTTTGATAAGGTAGTTCTTGTTACCAGCACCTGGGGCCTAGGTGAAAATATAGTTCAGGGCAGTGTTAATCCGGACGAATACTTCGTTTATAAACCTAGTCTTAAAAATAGTATTCGCCAACCCATTATTTCAAGAAAATTGGGCAGCAAGGAAAAAACCATGATTTACGATACTTCTGGCAGCGGTACCCTTAACCTGGACACCACAATAGAAAAACAGGAAAAATTTGTACTTACCGATGCCGAGGTGAAAAAACTTGCCGAATGGTCTATAATCATTGAGGAACATTATGGACGTCCCATGGATATAGAATGGGCAAAGGACGGTTTGACCAATGAATTGTTTATAGTCCAGGCCAGACCGGAGACGGTGCAAAGTGCAAAAAAGGATAAACTCAAAATCAGTACCTATACCTTGCTGGAAAAAGGCAAGGAAATTACAAGGGGAATGGGTCTGGGCAACAAAATATCTGCAGGGAAGGCACGTATTATACATAGTCCCCTAGAATCCGATAAGCTACAGCATGGAGAAATACTCATCACGGAAAAGACCGATCCCGATTGGGATCCCATCCTTAAAAAAGCTGCCGGCATCATTACGGACCAAGGGGGGCGCACAAGTCATGCCGCCATAGTTGCTCGTGAGGTAGGAGCTGCAGCAATTGTTGGCACCCTTAATGCTACAAAAACAATAAAGAATGGCCAGGATATCACCATTTCATGTGCGGATGGGGATACTGGAGTAGTTTACGATGGAATACTGAAATGGGATGAAAAAACAGTGGATATTAAATCACTTAAAAAACCAGCAACCCAGCCCATGCTTATTTTGGCAGATCCAGAGCAAGCCTTCAAACTATCATTTTATCCCACTGCCGGCGTTGGTCTTATGCGATTGGAATTTGTCATCAATAATTCCATCCAAATCCATCCGATGGCCTTAAAGCATTTTGACACCCTAAAGGACCCCACTGTAAAGGAAACTATTGAAAAACTCACCCACCACTACCCTGACAAAGCCAATTATTTTGTGCATAAACTGGCAGAGGGCATTGCCACCATTGCAGCCGCCTTTTATCCCAAAGATGTTATTGTGCGTACAAGCGATTTTAAATCCAATGAATATGCCAATTTAATAGGCGGTAAAGAATTTGAACCATTGGAGTCCAACCCTATGATCGGTTTTAGAGGAGCATCACGCTACTATCATCCCAAATATCAGGAAGCCTTTGAATTGGAGTGCAAGGCCATGAAAATGGTCAGGGAGGACATGGGTTTTAATAATGTTAAGATAATGATTCCCTTCTGTCGTACCCTTACTGAAGCTGAAAGAGTGGTTGACCTTATGGCAGATTACGGATTGAAAAGGGGTGAGAATGGCCTACAGCTCTATATGATGACCGAAATTCCCAACAACGTAATGCTGGCCGAAGAGTTCGCACATTTTTTTGATGGCTTCTCTATCGGCTCCAACGACCTTACCCAATTGACCTTGGGCGTGGATCGCGATTCAGAGCTCTTAAGCGACATTTTTAACGCCAATGATCCTGGACTAAAAAAAATGATCGCTATGGTCATTGCTTCCGCCCATAAAACGAATACAAAAATTGGACTCTGCGGACAAGCTCCCAGTGATTATCCCGAGTTTGCCCAATTTCTTGTAGAAAAAGGAATCCATTCCATATCCTTTAATCCAGATGCACTCATTGAAGGAATCAAGAATATCAATTTGGCAGAAGATCATAAGGTAAGTTTTGGAATGGCGGAAAGTAGTAATTGA
- a CDS encoding 2-hydroxyacid dehydrogenase — translation MKVAVFNTHKFEKEYLIKANANKHDLKLLDSYLTLDTTVLAEDCEGICIFTQDNGSAPVLDKLHEMGIKFIALRSAGYNNVDIAHAKSLGLRVVRVPDYSPNAIAEFTVAIILALNRKLIRSHYRIMEMNFSLDGLVGFDMNGKTVGIIGTGKIGRIVAKILHGFGCHILAYDATIDQTLVEECKATYTDLDTLFRQSDIISLHVPLMEQTHYLVNEAQIAKMKKGVMLINTGRGGLVNTQDVINGLKSQQIGYYGLDVYEEEEGLFFEDHSEDILQDDMLARLMTLRNVMITSHQAFLTDTALANIAQTTIENLGCLEEGFKCKNEVL, via the coding sequence ATGAAAGTAGCGGTTTTTAATACACACAAATTTGAGAAGGAATATTTAATCAAGGCCAATGCAAATAAACATGATTTAAAATTGCTGGATTCCTATCTTACCCTAGATACTACAGTTTTGGCCGAAGACTGTGAAGGCATTTGTATCTTCACACAAGATAATGGCTCTGCTCCTGTTTTGGACAAACTCCATGAAATGGGGATAAAATTTATTGCATTACGATCGGCTGGATATAACAACGTGGATATTGCCCATGCTAAATCCTTAGGTCTAAGGGTTGTCCGGGTACCGGACTATTCCCCCAATGCCATAGCAGAATTTACCGTGGCCATAATCTTGGCCTTGAACCGTAAATTAATACGAAGCCATTACCGCATTATGGAAATGAACTTTTCGCTGGATGGCTTGGTAGGCTTTGATATGAACGGAAAAACGGTAGGTATCATAGGTACCGGAAAAATTGGAAGAATCGTGGCTAAAATTCTTCATGGCTTTGGATGTCATATTCTGGCATACGATGCCACGATAGACCAAACCCTGGTAGAAGAATGCAAGGCGACCTATACCGATCTGGATACCTTGTTCAGACAATCCGATATTATTTCCTTGCATGTCCCTTTAATGGAACAAACACATTATCTGGTAAACGAAGCCCAGATCGCCAAAATGAAAAAGGGGGTAATGCTAATCAATACCGGTAGAGGGGGATTGGTAAATACCCAAGATGTTATTAATGGCCTTAAATCCCAACAAATTGGCTATTATGGATTGGATGTTTATGAGGAGGAAGAAGGCTTGTTTTTTGAAGACCATTCCGAGGATATACTTCAGGACGACATGCTAGCTCGTTTAATGACCCTTAGAAATGTAATGATTACTAGCCACCAGGCCTTTTTAACAGATACTGCCCTAGCTAATATTGCACAAACTACCATTGAAAATCTGGGTTGTCTGGAGGAGGGCTTTAAATGTAAAAATGAGGTCCTATAA
- a CDS encoding nicotinate-nucleotide adenylyltransferase: protein MKKILFGLLAIGLTTQAFSQIIPTVELSEVTVYATNYKYLNDINTGELASVPVKLLQEKVATYDIKSSEYYQDDYDLYNITFFIPEGKILAAYDGDGKLLRTAEKFKDINLPTSVRESIADRFPGWVITKDIYLVSFTDVLGAKKTYKVKLENGDKMLRVKLDETGKFL from the coding sequence ATGAAAAAAATTCTATTTGGTTTATTAGCTATTGGACTAACCACCCAAGCCTTTTCTCAAATTATCCCTACGGTTGAATTATCGGAGGTAACGGTTTACGCCACCAACTATAAATATCTCAATGATATCAACACTGGAGAGTTGGCATCTGTTCCGGTGAAGCTATTGCAGGAAAAGGTGGCGACCTATGATATTAAAAGCTCAGAATATTATCAGGACGATTATGACCTTTATAATATTACCTTTTTTATTCCCGAAGGCAAAATTCTTGCCGCTTATGATGGCGATGGAAAGCTACTGCGCACTGCTGAAAAGTTTAAGGATATAAATTTGCCAACTTCAGTAAGGGAGAGCATAGCGGATCGTTTTCCAGGATGGGTTATTACGAAAGATATTTATTTGGTCTCCTTTACCGATGTTCTAGGTGCAAAGAAAACCTATAAGGTTAAATTGGAGAACGGGGATAAAATGTTGCGGGTTAAACTGGACGAAACTGGAAAATTTCTTTAG